In Paralichthys olivaceus isolate ysfri-2021 chromosome 12, ASM2471397v2, whole genome shotgun sequence, the genomic window AATCAAGTTTATTATTAagtcaattattattaaagacagattttagatatttttttgATATTACGTCTTTATAATGATTCTGATGGAATAAAAACGggacaaacatattttttctcACCTGAATACATCAGTCTTCAGTGCCTCACAATCACAAGCTTTGTGGTATTAAACAATTAGAGCCCACGCAGCGGCCCCGTCGTCCAATCAGCTGCGAGTCCGCTGCTGACGTCAGGGCTGTGTTTGACAGTATTaatgtggcagcagcagagaagcagcttcagcttcagcttcatctcACTGAGAGTCTGTGATCTGGATCTTTAACATCTGCAAACATGGTCGATGCTTTCTGCGCCTCGTGGAAACTGGTGGACAGCCACAACTTTGATGAATACATGAAGGCTCTGGGTGAGTCTGAGCTCATGGTGGTGTTGTTCTGCAGTGATGCTGCTGGGACAGAGGCTgctgatttaatatttaaatatttttattctgattGAAGAACATCCGGAAAATTCATAttcaaagggatagttcacccaaaaactgaaaattcactcattatctactcaccactatgccgatggaggggtgggtgaagtgcttgagtccacaaaacacttgtggagtttcaggggtaaacagcgttgcagcaaAAATACTATTGAAGTAACTGGTAGTCAattcttcaaacagaaaaatacagaaaagcctccatgctgctcctgtggtttcatccaagtgtccgtcaGCCCCGACACTCAAATCTGACTTGAAACTGCACAATCATGTCtgtagcctaaatgtcctctgatatcctcctgacgtgttttgtggactcaaacacttcaccccttGAcatagtgatgagtagataatgaatgaattctcATCATCATTTGTGATGCATAGTTAAAAGTAGATTTTTTTGTTCAGGTGTTGGTTTTGCCACAAGACAAGTGGGCAATGTGACCAAACCGACTGTGGTGATCAGCCAGGATGGAGACAAAGTGGTGGTGAAGACACTGAGCACCTTCAGAAACACCGAGATCTCCTCCAAACTGGGAGAGGAGTTCGACGAGACCACGCCCGACGACCGCCACGTCAAAGTGAGTGGAGTCACCGATAAGTCTTTACCATGGTGGATAACTTCTTCTCCTGGACTTTTAAATGCATGGCTTGTGTTTGCAGTCGACCTTCACCATGGACGGAGACAAACTTGTGCAGGTGCAGAAGTGGGACGGGAAGGAGACCAAGTTTGTGAGAGAAATGAAGGATGGGAAGATGGTGATGGTGAGTGGGAATTAAAGATACAGAATGTGATTAATTGAGATttgagagaaatgaagagaagtCGTTCTGTCCATCCACCAGTTCATGAAGTCCTGCAGATAAAGTTTCAAACAGCTAATGTacaactttctttaaaaaaaacaatctgataTCATAGAATTTAAATGGTTTGACAAAAAAACGTATCCATGATTTCTATACATTATTcacttttgtttgcttttcctcATCCCTGTTCTcagactttgacctttgaggGAGTCCAGGCCGTCCGCACGTATGAGAAAGCGTAAAACTCCACCCTGCAGTCGAAAGATCAACAAGGTGTTCtcctgttttttattaaaaagaaaaactttcttATTCCGTATGCAATGATTTGcacttcatttgttgttttaccATGTGATCAATATTTGAGGGAATCTTTTATGACGCCTTTTGTAAGAAATTCAGActgtgaagggaaaaaaataaacttctaGACTAAACGATCTTAAAGTCTCAGATCTTTTCTGTTCATCAGCACCACTTCATCTGAACCCTGCAGCACATAGAGCGTCTTTCTTCCTCTCAACGTCCAATGTCCTGTGTTCCCCTGCACGCTGTGGGAACAGTGCAGTCCCTGTCATGGGTGCAGTTCCAGGTGACAGCTGCAGGGtgatggtgcagcagcagcgtaACCATTGAACCCAAGGGCCTGAGTGTCCTGTAGTAACCCCCAGATGGTCAGAGGCGGCTGAGAGCTGCAGGGGGACGGAGGGAGGTGATGTCACACGCTCTCGGGATAATCCGGTTAAAGTTGTGGTGTCATTACGTCAGAGGCATCATTCGATGGTGTGGACCAACCGCGACAGACAGggagcggagaggagaggagtttgTACCAATCCAATATTCAACAGTTACAAGTTCAAGGTataaaaatagaacaaaaagtgTCCGACTGGTCTTTAGagctttgatttaaacaagACTTCACAGAGTTTCCTCATTTATCCTCCATCTTTCCCACATTTCCTCCATCCAAATGAACACTGTCTCTACAAATGCCTTTTCTTCCCGTCTCCACACTTGGGCTGTCGGGTTGGTTGGCCTCCTCTCAATAGGCCTCTGACACAAAGAAACCCTGGTAACTGGAGTGGAACTCATACAGTCACTGCCCACTGAATAGATTTCAATCAAAATCTTGTCTTTATGCTCCAGTTAGAGTCACGCCTCTGCTCTCACATCATTTGCATTTGGAGGATTACGACAGTGAAAAGGAGTTGAGTTGATCTCACGATATTCTCAGCAGCACAGTCACAGAGAAGGGAGCTCATCAGCGTCCAGGAAACAGTCACAGGTAGTTTCACtgttcttcttctgtcctcGCTGCTCGTCCCAGGAGACGCAGAGCAGAAGGTTTCCTCTCAGTGAGGAATCTGTGTCAGTGGTGTAAGCCGACCCGTAGTAACCCCTGTCTGGCCTCATTAGAGAAATACAGTGTGAAGGCCTGACCATGTATAGACGCTCCTCCTCCGCTCCATTGTCTCATGCATGATATTTCCCATTTACACTCGTCAGGACTGCGTCTGCCTCTGAGGACacggaggtcatgtctgaggTCAAATCTCTGCAAAGAGAGTAAACTGACACACATTGAGTTTTTAGAAAGTCTCATTTCTAATCTGTATGAAattcatttctttctcattcCTTGAATTGGACAGTAAATGTTCTCTTCAGCCGACGCCTCCTGAATTCCTTCAGTATCCCCTGAACCGACACATTGTTCTTCACTATCTTTGCATGACTCAGCACATCACTGCACGTTCAAGGACAGGACAAGACGAGATGAGCTGCCACCTTCAAAGCTGCTGTTCCTGAACCTCTGTACACACCATGCTTTAGAAACTCTGCTCTGTACTCAGTGTTGACGATGTATGACTCAGCGTTTCACACTGTGTGAGCAGGCCAATGGGTTTAAATCACTGATGCTCCTTCTTCATTTTGCTCATATCTCAGGTAACGTGTGTTCATCTTCAGGTTCTGAATTTAACTACGTTAAAGTCCAGCACTGACTTTACCACCtcagttaataaaaaaaattaaaaataaatcgaTTTTAGGTTCattataaataaacagagaTTTTTATTCTCAGAGTGTAGCAGCACGGAGGACATTCAGAGAATTGAATTTTGTGAGTTTGTAAAGTACATTTTACAGAGTTCATAATTTTTGGGGTGTGGTTCTATTGAAGGAATTTGGACTTGATTTTAGGATTTTTTTCAATCAAAGAAATTATAGAAGGATTTcaactttttgtaataataataataattattataataataataactggcTTTACAAAGTAACTTTCAAGGCTGCTTtacaaattcaataaaaataaaacaaattgataaaaataaattatggcataaatgtgattttttttgcagagaCAAGAAGACAAGATTTACCAGAGACACACTTGCATTGCTATGTTTTAATGTCAAATCGCTTCTATTCACAGGCACAATGAGGGTGTAACTGACATGACAACAATAGTTTAGAGATAAACCACaatctatttttaatttatttagctATTTACAATGAGATTACTGATTAATTACAGTTACTGAGCTGTGAATTTCTGTCGTTAGCAACATCATAGAATGACGTTATTGTCGGTTATTGGGTTAAAATACCCTGATTCACAGGTTCAAGTATTTCACGTTACCATTCTCAGGGTTCTGGTTGTGGTGAAACGTTACACAAACATTTGAGAGCAtaaaataatcacacacacacatcatgcacATTTCATTCAAGGACCATCATACAAACATACACTTCTATCATCGCTAAGATGATCAGATATTCATGTATTGCACATGTTCACTTGGTAAAAGTGAGACttttaataaaatgatgacTCTTATATTAACAGTAACGTCCTCTTTAATAAATATCCAACAGAGACGAGACATCGTTCTGTCATTTTATGAACAAAACACCTAAAAGTTCATCGGTGACAGATGGGCGTCGCCACAAAACTCCAGCTGTTACACGACAGTTCCtgtctgtgcagctgcagagggaTGTAGTGCACCTGCATCATCTATGGACTCACAACGAGTGTGTTCCTGTCAGTGGACTCAGATT contains:
- the fabp7a gene encoding fatty acid binding protein 7, brain, a, whose translation is MVDAFCASWKLVDSHNFDEYMKALGVGFATRQVGNVTKPTVVISQDGDKVVVKTLSTFRNTEISSKLGEEFDETTPDDRHVKSTFTMDGDKLVQVQKWDGKETKFVREMKDGKMVMTLTFEGVQAVRTYEKA